The region ATACGCTTTTTTTACTTTTTCATGTGCCTTTTTTGCTGAATGGATCCAGAAACATGTATCATTTGCTCCTGATTCAATTAAAAGTGGTTTAGGACAAATTGCAGCGATTACATCTCCGACATCAGCATATTTATATAGAAAAGGAACTATTTGACTTCCACAGAAATTCGGTCTTTCTATCGCATAATGTAAAGTTGTTGTTGCATAACATATTATATCTCCTGCTTTAATTCTATTGTCAAGCAATGTTAAATATGTCGCCATTGTTCCTCCAAAGGATAATCCCATACAACCAATGTTTTCCTTATCAACATAATCCCTTGTTAATAAAAAATCAATTGCTCTCATACCATCAAAAATATTTGCTCCAAGAAGCGTTCTGCCACAGATTAAATGTTGTAAAAAATGAATATTACAGATATCTCTTGGCTGAAAAATATTATGGTATCCAATCCTTTCCCCGAAACTTCTCCAGTCAGGAACAATTGTCACAAAACCCTTTTCAGCCATCTGTTCTCCATAATTGTAATTAT is a window of bacterium DNA encoding:
- a CDS encoding alpha/beta hydrolase family protein — encoded protein: TEKDCFMPLYILIPKGDKKKYPAILCCHGHGPYGKDPVAGVHNNNPEIINNIKIHNYNYGEQMAEKGFVTIVPDWRSFGERIGYHNIFQPRDICNIHFLQHLICGRTLLGANIFDGMRAIDFLLTRDYVDKENIGCMGLSFGGTMATYLTLLDNRIKAGDIICYATTTLHYAIERPNFCGSQIVPFLYKYADVGDVIAAICPKPLLIESGANDTCFWIHSAKKAHEKVKKAYKVAGVSGDLWIEIFPGEHAFSGKMAFKFFEKYLKK